Proteins encoded within one genomic window of Sulfolobales archaeon:
- a CDS encoding nucleotidyltransferase domain-containing protein, whose protein sequence is MLRRRLKEILDRDNIRDLIDVLEGLVEELVSRYRPVRIILAGSLAEGRFVRGLSDIDLLVVVRDLDASMDRFTIYGVG, encoded by the coding sequence ATGTTAAGAAGGCGGTTGAAGGAGATCCTTGATAGAGATAATATAAGAGATCTCATAGACGTTCTTGAAGGGCTCGTTGAGGAGCTGGTAAGTCGTTATAGGCCGGTGAGGATAATCCTAGCAGGATCCCTGGCGGAGGGGAGGTTTGTGAGAGGTCTCAGCGATATAGATCTGCTGGTTGTAGTCAGGGATCTAGATGCTAGCATGGATAGATTCACTATATATGGTGTGGG
- a CDS encoding HEPN domain-containing protein, which yields MSYERYRDWLEEAIDDLEAALELYRVGKWSKACFYSHQAVEKGLKALLIKRLGIYRRTHSVKAILEEISSRIGIPEDLAKAAGKLDRYYIPTRYPNAWPSLPPYKHYSREDAEEAIKIAREVLEYVKKAVEGDP from the coding sequence ATGAGCTACGAGAGATATAGAGATTGGCTTGAGGAGGCTATAGATGATCTTGAGGCTGCTTTAGAGCTATATAGAGTTGGGAAGTGGAGCAAAGCATGCTTCTACTCCCACCAAGCCGTTGAAAAGGGTTTGAAAGCCCTTCTAATCAAGAGGTTAGGAATATATAGACGGACACACAGTGTTAAAGCTATCCTTGAGGAGATATCATCTAGGATCGGAATTCCAGAGGATCTTGCCAAGGCTGCTGGTAAGCTAGATAGATACTATATACCAACTAGATATCCCAATGCATGGCCCTCTCTTCCCCCCTATAAGCACTACTCTAGAGAAGATGCTGAAGAAGCTATCAAGATTGCCCGGGAGGTGTTAGAGTATGTTAAGAAGGCGGTTGAAGGAGATCCTTGA
- the fen gene encoding flap endonuclease-1 encodes MGVDLKELIPEKAIRYINDLRELSGKVIAIDAYNALYQFLSAIRQQDGTPLMDSKGRVTSHLSGLFYRTINLVEAGIKPVYVFDGKPPELKSAEIARRSIAKQKAEEKLRIARERGDEEEMRRYAQATSRLTNEMVEASKKLLEYMGIPWVQAPSEGEAQAAYMVIKGVAWASASQDYDSLLFGSPRLVRNLTISGRRKLPGKDVYVELKPELLDLNTILKTLEISREQLVEIAILIGTDYNPDGVEGIGPKKAYTLIKSYGGLEKALKVLPGARFPTDPKEIKNIFLNPPVAEVPKLEWRPPDREKVVEMLVEEYEFSRERVENNLERLVKAFSKASSARGLDRWFG; translated from the coding sequence TTGGGTGTAGATCTCAAAGAGCTAATCCCCGAGAAGGCTATAAGATATATAAACGATCTTAGGGAGCTCTCTGGAAAGGTAATAGCTATAGACGCCTATAACGCCCTCTACCAATTCCTCTCAGCCATTAGACAGCAGGATGGCACACCGCTTATGGATAGCAAGGGCAGGGTTACAAGCCATCTTTCAGGCCTCTTCTACAGAACAATAAATCTGGTTGAAGCAGGTATCAAGCCCGTATATGTCTTCGATGGGAAGCCTCCTGAGCTTAAGAGCGCTGAGATAGCTAGGAGGAGTATTGCTAAGCAGAAGGCTGAGGAGAAGCTTAGAATCGCTAGAGAGAGGGGTGATGAGGAGGAGATGAGGAGATATGCCCAGGCAACATCAAGGCTTACAAATGAGATGGTTGAGGCATCTAAAAAACTACTAGAGTATATGGGTATCCCATGGGTCCAAGCACCATCAGAGGGCGAGGCCCAGGCTGCCTACATGGTTATCAAGGGCGTTGCATGGGCTAGCGCGAGCCAGGACTATGACTCCCTTCTATTTGGGAGCCCAAGGCTGGTTAGAAATCTAACGATCAGCGGTAGGAGGAAGCTGCCTGGGAAGGATGTCTATGTAGAGCTCAAGCCAGAGCTACTAGATCTCAACACAATTCTCAAAACACTAGAGATATCTAGGGAGCAGCTTGTTGAGATAGCAATTCTAATAGGAACAGACTATAACCCAGATGGTGTGGAGGGGATAGGGCCTAAAAAAGCATATACATTGATCAAAAGCTATGGGGGGCTTGAAAAAGCTCTGAAAGTCCTCCCAGGGGCTAGATTCCCGACAGATCCTAAGGAGATCAAAAACATATTCCTAAACCCACCTGTAGCGGAGGTACCCAAGCTAGAGTGGAGACCCCCTGATAGGGAGAAGGTTGTAGAGATGCTTGTAGAGGAATATGAGTTCTCAAGAGAGAGGGTGGAGAACAACCTTGAAAGGCTTGTGAAGGCATTTTCAAAAGCATCATCTGCTAGGGGGCTGGATAGGTGGTTTGGATAG